One Eubacterium sp. AB3007 genomic window, GATCTCCCGGCCTGCGCCGGGAGATTTGTATAATGAGACGGAGGTATAGAGCAATGGGCTACAATTTCTTTATTAAGAGCAACATTGATTTTGGAAGAGGGGCGCTGGAGGATCTGGCGGACATCATCAAGGGATACGGCATGAAGTCAGCGATGATCGTCTACGATGGTGGCGTGAAGGCTGCCGGAATCGCCGACAAGGTTGTGGCACAGGTGGAGAAGGCGGAGATCCCGTATGTGATCTTTGACGGTGTCATCCCCAATCCCACCAACGAGGTTGTTGAGGAAGCAGCTGCCAAGGCGAAGGAAGCGTCGGTGGACGGTTTTGTGGCAGTAGGCGGCGGCTCCAGCATCGATCTGGCGAAAGCAGTCAACGTGCTGATGACCAACCCGGGCAAGATTGGGGAGTATGGTGGTATGAACATGGTGAAGAACGCTTGCCTGCCTCTCATCGCCATCCCCACAACAGCCGGGACATCCAGTGAGATTACCAATGTCAGCGCCCTGATCGATACCGAGAAGGTGGTCAAGTACGTGGTCATCGACAACAATATCGTGGCTTCCGATGTGATCGCTGATCCGGAGCTGACCAGAACCGTTCCGCAGAGTGTGACCGCAGCCACCGGTATGGATGCCATTACCCACGCAGTGGAGAGCTACATCTCCAACATGGCCACCCCGCTGACGGAGTATAACGCGCTGGAAGGTCTGAAGATCCTGTACAAGAATCTACCGCTGGTCTGCAAGGACGGGGACGACATGGATGCCAGAGAGCAGATGATGCTGGGCTGCATTATCACAGGGTTCAGTTTCTCCAATGCCAACCTGGGACTGGTGCACGGCATCGCCCACACTCTGAGCGCGCACTTTGGACTGGCCCACGGTATGGCCAACGCCTGCGTGCTGCCCTACGTCATGAAATACAACGCAGAGAGCTGCCCGGAGAAGATGGTGGATCTGGCCAAGGCCATCGGTCTGGAAACCTCCGGCGACATCGAGAAGGATAAGTATCTGCTGGGTGACGCACTTCTGGCACTGACCAAGGAACTGGGAATCAAGACCATCTCGGAGCAGGGAATCTCTGAGGCAGATCTGGATATGCTGGCAGATGACGTACTGAAGGAGCCTGTTCTGGGATTCAACCCGCGCCAGGGAATCACCAAGGAAGATGTCATCGACATCATGAAGCAGGCCTATTAAACGATGAGCCGTACTGGAAATATCAAGGCTCGTGTGGTGGCGACTGTGTTCGCTATCGCACTGATCAACGGACTGCAGCACAGTCTTTCCCCTGTTCTTTCCAGTGTACATGCGTATTACCCGGGCGTAGATGTGAGCCTGATCCAGATGTTGGTCACCGTGCCGACGCTGATGGCGGTGGTGGTCGCATTGCTTACCGGATGGCTGGCACTGTATATCAGCAAGAAAAAAATCTTTCTGTTTGCGGCGCTGGTCGCGGGGGTGACCGGGCTTGTACCGTTGCTGTCGGACAGTTTCTGGACGCTGTTTCTCTTTCGCGCTCTGTACGGTGTCGCGCTTGGGATCGTGGTGTCCCTGGTGACAGCTTTGGTAGCGGACTTCTTCGACGGGGAAGAGAGAGTCCAGGTGATGGGGGTCCAAGGGGCCTCGGTAGGGGCCGGTATGGTACTGGTCACTACGTTGGCGGGAATCGTCGGAAGGACGGATTTCCACAACACATATTACTTGAGTATCCTGGGGTTTGTGGCTTTCTTTGCCATCCTGTTGCTTCTTCCGGAAGTACCGGTGAAGCGTGCAGAAGGGGGAGAGAAGAAGCGGATCCGATTGAATGCCGAGGTCTGGCGGATGGCGGCTTTCCTGTTTGCGGAAGGGTTCTTCATCATTGTGTACACCACCAACCTGTCCATGCATCTTGCAGGAGCACTGAAGGGAGACACGGCGGTGGCCGGTATGATCACCGGTGTGTTCTCAGCGGCGCAGATCCTCATGGGGGTGCTGCTGGGACGAATCTCTCGTATTACCGGGCGGTACACCCTTCCGGTGGCCATGTTCGCTCTGGCGGCCGGCTATCTGCTGTTGGTGTTTTTCCCCGGCAATCTGCCCATCCTGCTGGTGGGCGCAGTATTCTGTGGATACTCCCAGAGTGTGTACTGTGCCAAGGCCATGGCGGAGGTGACTACGGTGGTGGATCAGGATTCGACACCAATGGCGTCATCATTGATGACATGTGCTTTGTGCCTCTCGCAGTTCGTTTCGCCGGTGGTGATCGGCGGAGTGAGCCGCATCTTCTTCGGGGAGGTGACCACCACAGGGGCGTATCTGCTCGGGAGCATCGGCATATTCTGCGTAGGACTGCTGGCGGTCCTCTGGAAACGGAAGGCACAGTGACAAAGCTTTGTGCACAGTGGTGACAGGATCGAGATTATATACCTATTATTACAAGAAACACGTTTGACAAGTAGGGGCAGAACAGAGAAGGCGTTGGGGGAATCCCCTTCGAAGCTCATATTTGCCCTCGCTAGTGATAAAGAAAGGAAAATGAGAATGAGAAAAGTAGCTGTTTGCACACCGCTTCCGGGCGATGTGATCGAGAGACTGGAGAAGGATTGTGAAGTCGTTATCTGTGGAGAACTGAAGCACGGCAAAGGCAACGTCACAGAGGAGCAGACGAAGGAAGAGTGCATGGGGTGCGAGATGATCGTCCTGGGAGACGAGGTCGCAGGTGCAGACACCATCAATGCCTGGGTAGAGGCCGGCATGAAGTTCATCGGTGTCGCCAAGGGAACACCGGTCACCGTAGATTTCGACGCGATCCAGGCAGCCGGTCTGGAACTGTCCTATACTCCGGGCAGAAACAGAGTCGCAGTGGCAGAGTTCTGCATGGGTCTGATGATCGCAGAATCCCGCAAGCTGGCTCTCTCTGCTACCGGACTGCGTAAGGGCGAGCATCTGGGCGAGCCCATGGACGATGTTTACCAGGTTCCGGATGTGAAGAACGTCACCTGGGGACCGCTGGACGAGAAGCACCCCTTCACTGACTACGGTATCGGTTTCGAGCTGTATGGAAAGAAGCTGGGTATCGCCGGATACGGCGCCATCGGCCGCGAGGTAGCGGTCCGCGCCAAGGCTTTCGGCATGGAGATCCTGGCCTACGATCCGTACATGCCCGCTGATCGCATCGAGGCAGACGGCGCCAAGCCGGTCGATCTGGACACCATGCTGGCAGAGAGTGATGTGGTTTCCATCCACCTGCCGGTACTGCCCTCCACCAGAGGCATCGTAAACAAGGACTGGTTCAACAAGATGAAGCCGACCGCCATCGTGGTCAACACCGCAAGAGCCGCTGTCATCGATCAGAAGGATTTTGTGGAAGCTCTGCAGAACGGCACCATCGGCGGCGCTGCGCTGGATGTGTACTGGGTAGAGCCGATCCCGGCGAACCACCCGCTGCTCTCCATGAGAAACGTCACCCTGACACCGCACATGGCCGGTCTCACCACCGATGTGGACAGCTGGTCCGGCAAGATGATGGGCGAGGAAGTGGTCGCTTATCTAGATGGCACAGACAGAAAGTACCTGTGGAAGGTCAGAAAGTAACGAAAGGAGCACGGAATGGGCGCCAGTAAATATCCAGGAAAAGAACTCTATCCACATCTGATGAGCCCCCTTAGAATCGGGAACATCCGATTAAAAAACAGGATTATCGCGGCTCCCACCAGCCCGGCCATGATCAACGCTGAGGGGCACATGACCCCGGCGATGATCGCCTATCTGGCGGAGAAGGCCAAGGGCGGGGCGGCAGTGGTTACCTATGGAGAAGCTATCGTCCATTCGGCTACCGGGAAATCTCACAACAAGCAGCTTCAGTTGGATTCTTTTGGAGTCAAGCAGAGTCTGACAGAGGCTACCCGTGCGATCCACAATGCAGGGGCTTACGCTAACATCCAGCTTTCCCACGGCGGCAAGTATGGAGGTCTGGCCAGCGTAGGTGGTGACTACGGCAAGGATGTGACCGCCTACGGGCCCAGCGAGGAGGATCTTCCGGAGGGGCATGTGGAGGAGATGCCGAAGACACTCATCGCCGAGATCGTAGAAGCCTATGGAAAGGGAGCCAA contains:
- a CDS encoding iron-containing alcohol dehydrogenase family protein, which gives rise to MRRRYRAMGYNFFIKSNIDFGRGALEDLADIIKGYGMKSAMIVYDGGVKAAGIADKVVAQVEKAEIPYVIFDGVIPNPTNEVVEEAAAKAKEASVDGFVAVGGGSSIDLAKAVNVLMTNPGKIGEYGGMNMVKNACLPLIAIPTTAGTSSEITNVSALIDTEKVVKYVVIDNNIVASDVIADPELTRTVPQSVTAATGMDAITHAVESYISNMATPLTEYNALEGLKILYKNLPLVCKDGDDMDAREQMMLGCIITGFSFSNANLGLVHGIAHTLSAHFGLAHGMANACVLPYVMKYNAESCPEKMVDLAKAIGLETSGDIEKDKYLLGDALLALTKELGIKTISEQGISEADLDMLADDVLKEPVLGFNPRQGITKEDVIDIMKQAY
- a CDS encoding MFS transporter, whose translation is MSRTGNIKARVVATVFAIALINGLQHSLSPVLSSVHAYYPGVDVSLIQMLVTVPTLMAVVVALLTGWLALYISKKKIFLFAALVAGVTGLVPLLSDSFWTLFLFRALYGVALGIVVSLVTALVADFFDGEERVQVMGVQGASVGAGMVLVTTLAGIVGRTDFHNTYYLSILGFVAFFAILLLLPEVPVKRAEGGEKKRIRLNAEVWRMAAFLFAEGFFIIVYTTNLSMHLAGALKGDTAVAGMITGVFSAAQILMGVLLGRISRITGRYTLPVAMFALAAGYLLLVFFPGNLPILLVGAVFCGYSQSVYCAKAMAEVTTVVDQDSTPMASSLMTCALCLSQFVSPVVIGGVSRIFFGEVTTTGAYLLGSIGIFCVGLLAVLWKRKAQ
- a CDS encoding 2-hydroxyacid dehydrogenase, whose product is MRKVAVCTPLPGDVIERLEKDCEVVICGELKHGKGNVTEEQTKEECMGCEMIVLGDEVAGADTINAWVEAGMKFIGVAKGTPVTVDFDAIQAAGLELSYTPGRNRVAVAEFCMGLMIAESRKLALSATGLRKGEHLGEPMDDVYQVPDVKNVTWGPLDEKHPFTDYGIGFELYGKKLGIAGYGAIGREVAVRAKAFGMEILAYDPYMPADRIEADGAKPVDLDTMLAESDVVSIHLPVLPSTRGIVNKDWFNKMKPTAIVVNTARAAVIDQKDFVEALQNGTIGGAALDVYWVEPIPANHPLLSMRNVTLTPHMAGLTTDVDSWSGKMMGEEVVAYLDGTDRKYLWKVRK